TGCCGGACACCCTGCGATCCCCGCAGGGCGAGCCGGTCAACGCCGTCCGCGGCCTGCTGGACTTCATCGCCCGGCTGGTCCACGACCACCGCCCCGACCAGCTGGTCGCCTGTATGGACGCCGACTGGCGCCCGCAGTGGCGGGTGGACCTGGTGCCCTCGTACAAGACCCACCGGGTCGCCGAGGCCGCCGAGGACGGCGAGGAGGACGTGCCCGACACGCTCGCCCCGCAGGTCCCGGTGATCGAGCAGGTGCTGGACGCGCTCGGCATCGCCCGGGTCGGCTCCCCCGGCTACGAGGCGGACGACGTGATCGGCACCCTCACCGCCCGGGCGACCGGCCCGGTCCAGATCGTCACCGGCGACCGCGACCTGTTCCAACTCGTGGACGATGCCCGCCGGATCACCGTGCTCTACCCGGTCAAGGGCATGGGTAACCTGCAGGTCACCGACGACGCGCTGCTGCTGGAGAAGTACGGCGTGCGCGGCGCCCAGTACGCCGACATGGCCGCCCTGCGCGGGGACCCGTCCGACGGCCTGCCCGGGGTGAAGGGCATCGGCGAGAAGACCGCGGCCCAGCTGATCAACGAGTACGGGGATCTCGCCGGCATCCGGGCCGCCGCCCTCGACATCGGCTCGAAGCTCACCCCGGCCCGCCGCCGCAACATCGTCGAGGGCGCGGCCTACCTCGACATCGCCCCGAAGGTGGTCCGCGTCGCCGACGACGCGCCGCTGCCGGACTTCGACCCGACGCTGCCGCACGAGCCACTGGACCCGATGACCCTGGAGGAACTCTCCACCCGCTGGGGCCTCGGCACCTCCCTGGACCGCGTCCTGGAGTCCCTGGCCGCCCGCTGAGCAACGCCCGGAGGGCCCGCACGCCTCTGGGCGGTTTCTAGTGGTCGTTGCAACACGTGGTCGGTTGTCTAGGCCGCGAGGAGTTTAGCCAGACGCTCGGCTGGGGTTTCCCAGCCGAGCGTTTTGCGTGGGCGGCGGTTGAGCTGGTCGGCGACGGCGGCCAGGTGCTCGGGCGTGTGGACCGACAGGTCGGTGCCCTTGGGGAAGTACTGCCGCAGCAGGCCGTTCGTGTTCTCGTTGGAGCCGCGCTGCCAGGGACTGGCCGGGTCGCAGAAGTAGACCGGGATGTCGGTGGCCAGGCTGAACTCCGCGTGCCTGGCCATCTCGCTGCCCTGGTCCCAGGTCAGGGACCGCTTCAGCTGGACCGGGAGTGTCCGGGCGGTGGCCACTAGGGCGTCGCGGACGGTCTCGGCGGTGTGGTCGCCGGGCAGGTGCAGCAGCATCACGTAGCGGGTCGAACGCTCGACCAGGGTGCCGATCGCGGACTTGTGCTCCTTGCCGAGGATCAGATCGCCCTCCCAGTGGCCGGGGACGGCCCGGTCCTCGGCCTCGGCGGGGCGCTCGCTGATCATGACCATCGGGTCGGTGAAGCGGGAACGCCGGCAGTTGGCCTGCCGCTGGGGCCTGCGGCGGGCCCGGCCTGAGCGCAGGGCACCGGCGAGCTCGCGCCGCAGCTCGCCGCGGCCCTGGACGTAGAGCGCCTGGTAGACGGTCTCGTGGACCACGTGCATCTCCGGCCGGTCGGGGAACTGTCGACGTAGAGCGTGGCAGATCTGCTCCGGGCTCCACTGCTCGTCCAGCATCGCCTGGACGGCGGCGTGCAGCTCGGGGTTCTCGGTGATCTTGCGGGCCTTGGGGCGGGGCCGGCGAGCGTCCGCCCTGGCCTGGGCGGCGTGCGGACGGTAGTGCCACTGCCCGCGAGTGCCCTCGGTGCGGTTGCGGCGGATCTCCCGGCTGATGGTGGACGGACTGCGGCCCAGCTCCGCGGCGATGGCCCGCACGGTGGCCTTCTCCCGCAGCCGGTCGGCGATGTGGATCCGCTCGTCCTCGCTCAGATACCGGGAGACACCGGAAGGCGGCACCACCATGCGAATCGGTGGTGCCGCCTTCTGCCGCTGCTCGGCTCCGCGGCCGTGACGCCACTTCTGGCCGGTCCGGCGGGCGATGCCGACGATCCGGCACGCCTCGGTGTTCGTGTAGCCCTGCTGCATGAGCCGGGAGTATGCCTCCCGTTCCCGGCGCAGCTTCACAGGCCCCTGGGCCGTCCGGTCCTTGCGGATCTCGAAGTCCAATGCATCCCCTGAACTGGGGTGTTGCAACGACTCCTAGAACCCAAGCTGCGCGTGCGGGCCCTCCGGTACGTGATCAGCCCACCGACGAGTAGGCGATGATGCCGCGGCGCAGGCCGTCGACCGCCTTGCGGGCGGTCCTGCGCAGCTCGACGTCCTCGCCGGCCGCGTCCTGGATCTGGCCGAGCACGTCGATCAGTTGCTTGGTCCAGCGGACGAAGTCGCCGGCCGGCATGTCGGCGTCGCGCAGGACCTGGTCCAGGTTGTGGCCGAGCGCCCAGCGGTAGGCGGCCCAGGCGAAGCCCAGGTCGGGCTCGCGCTGGCCGACGCCCTCGGCGGTGTTGATCCGGTGCTGCTCCTCCAGGGCGTCCAGGTGGCCCCAGATCCGGACCATCTGGCCGAGCGCCTCCTTCGCGGCGCCCTCCGGCACCCGGGGCGCGGCGGCGTCGTCGGCCTGCCGGGCCTCGTACACCAACGCCGAGGCACAGGCGGCGAGTTCGGCGGCGGCGAGGCCGTTCCAGACGCCCTCGCGGATGCACTCGGAGGCGAGCAGGTCGAGCTCGCCGTAGAGCCGGCCGAGCCGCTTGCCGTCGTCGGTGACGGTGTCGCCCTGCAGGTAGCCGAGGTCGGTGAGCAGGGCGCAGACCCGGTCGAAGGTGCGGGCGATGGTGTGCGTGCGGGAGCGCATCCTGCGCTCCAGCAGCTCGGTGTCGCGGTGCAGCCGGTGGTAGCGCTCGGCCCAGCGGGCGTGGTCCTCGCGCTCGTCGCAGCCGTGGCAGGGGTGCCGGCGCAGGTCGGCGCGCAGCCGGGTGATCTCCGGGTCGTCCGCGGCGGCGGCGCGGCCGCGGCGGAACCGCTCGGGCTCCAGGTGGCCGGCCTTGGTGCGCAGCGCGGAGGCGAGGTCGCGGCGGGACTGCGGGCTGCGCGGGTTGAAGGACTTCGGGATGCGCACCCGCTCGATGGCGGCGACCGGGTGCGGGAAGTCGATCATGGCGAGCCGCTTGACCTGCCGTTCGGCGGTGAGCACCACCGGGCGCGGGCCGTCCTGGAAGTCGGGGTGGCGCGGGCCGCCGCGGCCGGAGCGGTTGACCGGCGGCAGGCCGGGGTCGAGGACCAGGGCGAGGCCGGCGAACTTGCCGGTGGGGACGTGGATGACGTCTCCGGGCTTCAGCTGCTCGATGGATTCGATGGCGGCGGCGCGGCGCTGGCTGCTGCCCTCGCGGGCGAGTTCGTTCTCGCGCTCCTTGAGTTCTCGGCGCAGGCCCATGTACTCGTCGAAGTCGCCGAGGTGGCAGGTCATCGACGCGCGGTAACCGTCCAGCCCCTCCTCGTTGCGCTGGACCTGGCGGGCGATGCCGACGACCGAGCGGTCCGCCTGGAACTGGGCGAAGGAGGTCTCCAGCAGTTCGCGCGAGCGGTGCCGGCCGAACTGGGAGACCAGGTTGACGGCCATGTTGTAGGACGGCCGGAACGAGGACTTGAGCGGGTAGGTGCGGGTGCCGGCCAGGCCGGCCAGCGCCTCCGGGTCGAGGCCGCGCTGCCAGAGCACCACGGCGTGGCCCTCGACGTCGATGCCGCGCCGCCCTGCCCGGCCGGTGAGCTGGGTGTACTCGCCGGGGGTGATGTCGGCGTGGGTCTCACCGTTCCACTTGACCAGCTTCTCCATGACCACCGAGCGGGCGGGCATGTTGATGCCGAGCGCCAGGGTCTCGGTCGCGAAGACGGCCTTGACCAGGCCCTTCACGAACAGCTCCTCGACGACCTCCTTGAACCGCGG
The nucleotide sequence above comes from Streptomyces kaniharaensis. Encoded proteins:
- a CDS encoding DEAD/DEAH box helicase, coding for MNTPDPEPHDDRELSPAEAYAASRRRAREQATAFHGFQQLYDFPLDDFQVQACEALEAGEGVLVAAPTGSGKTIIGEFAVHLALQSGRKCFYTTPIKALSNQKYGDLVKRYGAAKVGLLTGDNSVNGDAPVVVMTTEVLRNMLYAGSSTLDGLGYVVMDEVHYLADRFRGAVWEEVIIHLPESVTLVSLSATVSNAEEFGDWLDTVRGGTRVIVSEHRPVPLWQHVMAGNRMYDLFANPDRDGRPKDSLRNPGKAVNPELVRLARSELDRNPRDRFGRGRGRSMPNGRPGRVWTPGRVDVIDRLDAEGLLPAITFIFSRAGCEAAVQQCLSSGLRLNKDSERAQVRAIVEERCADIPDEDLHVLGYFEWLDGLERGIAAHHAGMLPRFKEVVEELFVKGLVKAVFATETLALGINMPARSVVMEKLVKWNGETHADITPGEYTQLTGRAGRRGIDVEGHAVVLWQRGLDPEALAGLAGTRTYPLKSSFRPSYNMAVNLVSQFGRHRSRELLETSFAQFQADRSVVGIARQVQRNEEGLDGYRASMTCHLGDFDEYMGLRRELKERENELAREGSSQRRAAAIESIEQLKPGDVIHVPTGKFAGLALVLDPGLPPVNRSGRGGPRHPDFQDGPRPVVLTAERQVKRLAMIDFPHPVAAIERVRIPKSFNPRSPQSRRDLASALRTKAGHLEPERFRRGRAAAADDPEITRLRADLRRHPCHGCDEREDHARWAERYHRLHRDTELLERRMRSRTHTIARTFDRVCALLTDLGYLQGDTVTDDGKRLGRLYGELDLLASECIREGVWNGLAAAELAACASALVYEARQADDAAAPRVPEGAAKEALGQMVRIWGHLDALEEQHRINTAEGVGQREPDLGFAWAAYRWALGHNLDQVLRDADMPAGDFVRWTKQLIDVLGQIQDAAGEDVELRRTARKAVDGLRRGIIAYSSVG
- a CDS encoding 5'-3' exonuclease, which produces MLLDSASLYFRAYFGVPDTLRSPQGEPVNAVRGLLDFIARLVHDHRPDQLVACMDADWRPQWRVDLVPSYKTHRVAEAAEDGEEDVPDTLAPQVPVIEQVLDALGIARVGSPGYEADDVIGTLTARATGPVQIVTGDRDLFQLVDDARRITVLYPVKGMGNLQVTDDALLLEKYGVRGAQYADMAALRGDPSDGLPGVKGIGEKTAAQLINEYGDLAGIRAAALDIGSKLTPARRRNIVEGAAYLDIAPKVVRVADDAPLPDFDPTLPHEPLDPMTLEELSTRWGLGTSLDRVLESLAAR
- a CDS encoding IS30 family transposase; translation: MDFEIRKDRTAQGPVKLRREREAYSRLMQQGYTNTEACRIVGIARRTGQKWRHGRGAEQRQKAAPPIRMVVPPSGVSRYLSEDERIHIADRLREKATVRAIAAELGRSPSTISREIRRNRTEGTRGQWHYRPHAAQARADARRPRPKARKITENPELHAAVQAMLDEQWSPEQICHALRRQFPDRPEMHVVHETVYQALYVQGRGELRRELAGALRSGRARRRPQRQANCRRSRFTDPMVMISERPAEAEDRAVPGHWEGDLILGKEHKSAIGTLVERSTRYVMLLHLPGDHTAETVRDALVATARTLPVQLKRSLTWDQGSEMARHAEFSLATDIPVYFCDPASPWQRGSNENTNGLLRQYFPKGTDLSVHTPEHLAAVADQLNRRPRKTLGWETPAERLAKLLAA